A region of Streptomyces sp. R44 DNA encodes the following proteins:
- a CDS encoding FAD-dependent oxidoreductase produces the protein MAGPRVVIIGAGVVGAALADEISARGWTEVTVVDQGPLPATGGSTSHAPGLVFQTNSSKTMTELARYTVEKFCSLDVDGKPCFLQVGGLEVATTPERLAELHRRHGWITAWGIEARMLSADECVERHPLVNRDRVLGGLLIPTDGIAKAVLAVEAQIRRATERGVTFLARHEVLDIRQSEGRVTGVLTDQGEIAADIVVCCAGIWGPKIARMVGMSLPLTPLAHQLAWTGPVPALAGQTEEAVRPILRHQDADLYYRDRFDGIGIGSYGHRPMPVPVDDILSFDEADHMPSVLKFTEEDFEDAWTETRSLLPATAEAKVEEGINGLFSFTTDNFPLLGESRDVKGFWVAEAVWVTHSAGVGRAMAEWLVDGYCSSFDLHECDVNRFEPHQLSPEYVLARDCRNFVEVYDILHPLQPSGDPRPIRTSPFHTRQQEHGAFFLEASGWERPQWYEANAGLVEGRNIPTPNDWAARFWSPIVGAEAQATRETVAMYDMTALKRLEVSGPGAADFLEGLTTGKVAKSVGSVTYTLLLDHDGGIRSDITVARLARDLFQVGANGNLDLDWLTRHLPADGTVQVRDITAGTCCIGLWGPLARKVLQPLTDEDFSGDGLKYFRAKRAYIGPVPVTAMRLSYVGELGWELYTTADQGLKLWDTLWQAARPLGGVIAGRGAFNSLRLEKGYRSFGTDMTYEHDPYEAGVGFAVKLDKGDFIGKAALERRKEDVRRKLTCLTIDDPQSVVLGKEPVYDGDRAVGYVTSAAYGYTIGKGIAYAWLPTELATPGTTLHIGYFDRRIEAVVAEEPLFDPTMSRLRG, from the coding sequence ATGGCGGGACCCCGAGTGGTGATCATCGGAGCGGGCGTCGTGGGAGCGGCGCTCGCGGACGAGATCTCCGCGCGCGGCTGGACCGAAGTGACCGTGGTCGACCAGGGCCCGCTCCCCGCCACCGGGGGCTCCACGTCACACGCTCCCGGCCTGGTCTTCCAGACGAACTCCTCCAAGACCATGACCGAGCTGGCCCGCTACACCGTCGAGAAGTTCTGCTCCCTCGACGTCGACGGCAAGCCCTGCTTCCTGCAGGTCGGCGGCCTCGAAGTGGCGACCACGCCCGAACGCCTCGCGGAACTGCACCGCCGCCACGGCTGGATCACCGCCTGGGGCATCGAGGCCCGCATGCTGAGCGCCGACGAATGCGTCGAGCGGCATCCGCTGGTGAACCGGGACAGGGTCCTCGGCGGCCTCCTGATACCGACGGACGGGATCGCCAAGGCCGTCCTCGCCGTAGAGGCGCAGATCCGGCGGGCCACCGAACGCGGCGTCACCTTCCTGGCCCGCCACGAAGTGCTCGACATCCGGCAGAGCGAGGGCCGGGTGACCGGTGTCCTCACCGACCAGGGCGAGATCGCCGCCGACATCGTGGTGTGCTGCGCCGGCATCTGGGGGCCGAAGATCGCCCGCATGGTCGGCATGAGTCTCCCGCTGACCCCGCTCGCCCACCAGCTCGCCTGGACCGGCCCGGTCCCGGCGCTCGCGGGCCAGACGGAGGAGGCGGTACGACCGATCCTGCGCCACCAGGACGCCGACCTCTACTACCGCGACCGCTTCGACGGCATCGGCATCGGCTCCTACGGCCACCGCCCGATGCCCGTCCCGGTCGACGACATCCTCTCCTTCGACGAGGCCGACCACATGCCGTCGGTCCTCAAGTTCACCGAGGAGGATTTCGAGGACGCCTGGACCGAGACCCGGTCGCTGCTCCCCGCGACGGCGGAGGCCAAGGTCGAGGAGGGCATCAACGGCCTGTTCTCCTTCACCACCGACAACTTCCCGCTCCTCGGCGAGTCCCGGGACGTCAAGGGCTTCTGGGTGGCGGAGGCGGTGTGGGTCACCCACTCCGCGGGCGTGGGCCGCGCCATGGCCGAATGGCTCGTCGACGGTTATTGCTCGTCCTTCGACCTGCACGAGTGCGACGTCAACCGCTTCGAGCCGCACCAGCTGTCCCCGGAGTACGTCCTGGCCCGCGACTGCCGGAACTTCGTCGAGGTCTACGACATCCTCCACCCCCTCCAGCCGTCGGGGGACCCGCGCCCGATCCGCACGAGCCCCTTCCACACCCGCCAGCAGGAGCACGGCGCGTTCTTCCTGGAGGCGAGCGGCTGGGAACGCCCCCAGTGGTACGAGGCCAACGCGGGGCTGGTCGAAGGCCGCAACATTCCCACCCCGAACGACTGGGCCGCGCGGTTCTGGTCGCCCATCGTCGGCGCCGAGGCACAGGCCACCCGTGAGACCGTCGCGATGTACGACATGACGGCCCTCAAGCGACTCGAGGTCAGCGGCCCGGGTGCCGCCGACTTCCTGGAGGGACTGACCACCGGCAAGGTCGCCAAGTCGGTCGGCTCGGTGACCTACACCCTGCTCCTGGACCACGACGGCGGCATCCGCAGTGACATCACCGTCGCCCGGCTGGCCCGTGACCTCTTCCAGGTCGGCGCCAACGGCAACCTGGACCTCGACTGGCTCACCCGCCACCTCCCCGCAGACGGTACGGTCCAGGTCCGCGACATCACTGCCGGCACCTGCTGCATCGGCCTGTGGGGCCCCCTGGCCCGCAAGGTCCTGCAGCCGCTGACGGACGAGGACTTCTCGGGCGACGGCCTGAAGTACTTCCGCGCCAAGCGCGCGTACATCGGCCCGGTGCCCGTCACCGCGATGCGGCTGTCGTACGTCGGTGAGCTCGGCTGGGAGCTCTACACCACCGCCGACCAGGGCCTGAAGCTGTGGGACACCCTGTGGCAGGCGGCCCGGCCGCTCGGCGGCGTCATCGCCGGTCGTGGCGCCTTCAACAGCCTCCGCCTGGAGAAGGGCTACCGCTCCTTCGGCACCGACATGACCTACGAGCACGACCCCTACGAGGCCGGCGTCGGCTTCGCCGTCAAGCTCGACAAGGGCGACTTCATCGGCAAGGCAGCCCTGGAGCGCCGCAAGGAGGACGTACGGCGCAAGCTGACCTGCCTCACCATCGACGACCCGCAGTCGGTCGTCCTGGGCAAGGAGCCGGTCTACGACGGCGACCGCGCGGTCGGCTACGTCACCAGCGCCGCCTACGGCTACACGATCGGCAAGGGCATCGCGTACGCCTGGCTCCCGACGGAACTCGCCACCCCCGGCACCACCCTGCACATCGGTTACTTCGACCGGCGCATCGAGGCGGTCGTCGCCGAGGAGCCGCTGTTCGACCCGACCATGTCCCGCCTCCGTGGCTGA
- a CDS encoding ABC transporter substrate-binding protein: MAAQVRQWRIGAAVVAVLGLTLTACGGAKVGADSADSGSPGKCGTFNIAVNPWVGYEADAAVVAYVAQHDLGCTVAKKVLKEEIAWQGFGTGEVDTVLENWGHDDLKKKYITQQKTAVSAGSTGNKGIIGWYVPPWLAKAHPDITDWKNLNKYASEFRTSESGGKGQLLDGDPSFVTNDAALVTNLKLDFKVVYAGSETALIQSFREAEKNKEWVIGYFYEPQWFLSEVPLVKVDLPAYTTGCDADAAKIACDYPVYDLDKIVSAKFAKSGSPAYRLVKNFTWTNDDQNTVAKYIAVDKMSPEAAAKKWVEAHRDKVDAWLK, from the coding sequence ATGGCAGCACAGGTACGACAGTGGAGAATCGGCGCGGCCGTCGTGGCCGTCCTCGGGCTGACCCTCACCGCCTGCGGCGGCGCGAAGGTCGGTGCCGACTCCGCGGATTCGGGCAGCCCGGGCAAGTGCGGCACCTTCAATATCGCGGTCAACCCGTGGGTGGGCTACGAGGCGGACGCGGCGGTCGTCGCGTACGTCGCGCAGCACGACCTCGGCTGTACGGTCGCCAAGAAGGTCCTGAAGGAGGAGATCGCCTGGCAGGGCTTCGGGACGGGCGAGGTCGACACCGTCCTGGAGAACTGGGGCCACGACGATCTGAAGAAGAAGTACATCACCCAGCAGAAGACCGCCGTGAGTGCCGGCTCGACCGGCAACAAGGGCATCATCGGCTGGTACGTGCCGCCGTGGCTGGCCAAGGCGCACCCGGACATCACCGACTGGAAGAACCTGAACAAGTACGCGTCCGAGTTCAGGACCTCCGAGTCGGGCGGCAAGGGCCAACTCCTCGACGGCGACCCCTCGTTCGTCACCAACGACGCGGCGCTGGTGACGAACCTGAAGCTGGACTTCAAGGTGGTGTACGCGGGCAGCGAGACCGCGCTCATCCAGTCCTTCCGGGAGGCCGAGAAGAACAAGGAATGGGTGATCGGCTACTTCTACGAGCCGCAGTGGTTCCTGTCCGAGGTGCCGTTGGTCAAGGTCGATCTGCCCGCGTACACGACGGGCTGTGACGCCGACGCGGCGAAGATCGCCTGCGACTATCCCGTGTACGACCTCGACAAGATCGTCAGCGCGAAGTTCGCGAAGTCCGGCAGCCCGGCCTACCGCCTGGTGAAGAACTTCACGTGGACGAACGACGACCAGAACACCGTGGCCAAGTACATCGCGGTGGACAAGATGTCGCCCGAGGCGGCGGCGAAGAAGTGGGTCGAGGCCCACCGCGACAAGGTCGACGCCTGGCTCAAGTAG
- a CDS encoding ABC transporter permease, with protein MAVALEKSAPLTGVRGVGRRTVVAAILAAWVLLFVVLRGKQTLTLAAADLTDLHRWFNDVNDSIGADRNSNPLFLYFFNEIRLVIDNLVTFIQHLISQPPAGRPVPQIGWLGVVGIAGYVSWALGNWRVALLAVAGFTFLGLQGLWQESMDTLSLTLSAVLVALLFAIPLGVGAGLSDRFNRIVTPFLDFMQTMPTFVYLAPLTLFFLIGGASATIATVIYAAPPAIRITAHAIRSVPGTTVEAAASLGATRRQALLKVLLPMSKRTVVMGVNQSIMAALAMVTIAALIDAPGLGKTVIQALQSLDVGTAFNAGLAIVVMAIVLDRVTTAAGAREVTARRSKNRLLTWRRPLLGAGAAVTAVLVHLSHTYVWAAEFPGDGGIGGSIARAADTVTTWVQDNLSGLTNAFRDGITNGLLNPLQTLLTDSPWWLVGAVLIALGAVLGGRRAGITTAVCVGLLVGTGLWSDAMTTLASTLVATVLVMLLGIVLGVWMGRSMLVDRVLRPSLDAAQVMPPFVYLVPFLALFGATRFTAIVAAVVYAVPVAIKIISDGVRAVPGTTVEAAVSAGCNTWQIITKVQLPMSRGALTLATNQGLIYVLSMVVVGGLVGAGALGYDVVAGFSQGQLYGKGLAAGLAIVLLGVMFDRITQAAARRASA; from the coding sequence ATGGCCGTCGCCCTGGAGAAGTCCGCCCCCCTGACCGGCGTGCGCGGGGTCGGCCGGCGCACGGTGGTGGCCGCGATCCTGGCCGCCTGGGTGCTGCTCTTCGTGGTCCTCCGCGGAAAGCAGACCCTTACCCTGGCGGCGGCGGACCTCACCGACCTGCACCGGTGGTTCAACGACGTCAACGACTCGATCGGCGCGGACCGCAACTCCAACCCGCTCTTCCTCTACTTCTTCAACGAGATCCGCCTGGTCATCGACAACCTGGTGACCTTCATCCAGCACCTGATCTCACAGCCCCCCGCCGGCCGCCCCGTCCCGCAGATCGGATGGCTCGGCGTCGTCGGCATCGCGGGCTACGTCTCCTGGGCCCTGGGCAACTGGCGGGTCGCCCTCCTGGCCGTGGCGGGCTTCACCTTCCTGGGGCTGCAGGGGCTGTGGCAGGAGAGCATGGACACCCTGTCGCTCACCCTCTCCGCGGTCCTCGTGGCGCTGCTGTTCGCGATTCCGCTGGGTGTGGGGGCCGGGCTGTCCGACCGGTTCAACCGGATCGTGACGCCCTTCCTGGACTTCATGCAGACGATGCCGACCTTCGTCTATCTCGCCCCGCTGACCCTGTTCTTCCTCATCGGCGGGGCCTCCGCCACGATCGCCACCGTGATCTACGCGGCACCGCCCGCGATCCGCATCACCGCGCACGCCATCCGCTCCGTCCCCGGAACCACCGTCGAGGCTGCGGCGTCGCTGGGTGCGACACGACGTCAGGCACTGCTGAAGGTCCTGCTGCCCATGTCCAAGCGGACGGTGGTGATGGGCGTCAACCAGTCGATCATGGCCGCCCTGGCCATGGTGACCATCGCCGCGCTGATCGACGCGCCCGGCCTCGGCAAGACCGTCATCCAGGCCCTTCAGTCGCTCGATGTGGGAACGGCCTTCAACGCGGGACTCGCCATCGTCGTCATGGCGATCGTCCTCGACCGGGTCACCACCGCGGCCGGCGCCCGCGAGGTGACGGCCCGGCGTTCGAAGAACCGCCTCCTCACGTGGCGCAGGCCGCTGCTCGGTGCGGGAGCGGCGGTCACGGCGGTCCTCGTCCACCTCTCGCACACCTATGTATGGGCGGCGGAGTTCCCCGGCGACGGCGGCATCGGCGGCTCCATCGCGCGCGCTGCGGACACCGTGACCACCTGGGTGCAGGACAACCTCTCGGGCCTCACCAACGCCTTCCGCGACGGCATCACCAACGGCCTGCTCAATCCGCTCCAGACGCTGCTCACCGACTCCCCGTGGTGGCTCGTCGGCGCGGTGCTGATCGCACTCGGTGCCGTGCTCGGCGGTCGGCGGGCCGGGATCACCACGGCCGTGTGCGTGGGTCTGCTGGTCGGCACCGGCCTGTGGTCGGACGCCATGACGACGCTGGCGTCCACCCTCGTGGCGACGGTGCTGGTCATGCTGCTCGGCATCGTCCTCGGGGTGTGGATGGGGCGCAGCATGCTCGTGGACCGGGTGCTGCGGCCCTCCCTGGACGCGGCACAGGTCATGCCGCCGTTCGTCTACCTCGTGCCGTTCCTGGCGCTGTTCGGCGCGACCCGGTTCACGGCCATCGTCGCCGCGGTCGTCTACGCGGTGCCGGTCGCCATCAAGATCATTTCGGACGGGGTGCGGGCCGTGCCCGGGACCACCGTCGAGGCGGCCGTGTCCGCCGGGTGCAACACCTGGCAGATCATCACCAAGGTTCAACTGCCGATGTCACGCGGCGCCCTGACACTCGCCACCAACCAGGGCCTGATCTACGTGCTGTCGATGGTCGTCGTGGGAGGCCTGGTGGGAGCGGGCGCCCTCGGCTACGACGTCGTCGCCGGATTCTCGCAGGGCCAGCTGTACGGGAAGGGGCTCGCGGCGGGACTCGCGATCGTCCTTCTCGGAGTCATGTTCGACCGGATCACCCAGGCAGCGGCGCGACGCGCGAGTGCGTAA